The following proteins are co-located in the Pseudomonas sp. DY-1 genome:
- a CDS encoding aldehyde dehydrogenase family protein, with protein sequence MTQPVAISRNPATGEEIARYPYQDAAALEASLASAQRGFEVWSQSSVAERSAALLRMAKALRANAETMARMTTTEMGMPISQSRGEIEKCAKLCEWYAEHGPAMVADEPTLVEDDKAVVAYLPLGPVLAVMPWNFPVWQVMRGAVPIIFGGNTYVLKHAPNVMGCARLLGNAWAEAGLPEGVFEVINVEPPLVSVAIADPRIAMVAVTGSVGAGAAIASQAGAALKKCVLELGGSDPFIVLADADLDQAVKAAVSSRFNNAGQVCIAAKRIILEAPIAEAFTERFVAAVKALQIGDPQADSTFVGPMARFDLRDELDGQVQATLAEGATLLLGGHKLEGEGNFYAPTILADVTPDMTAFRKEIFGPVASLIVARDAEHAVELANDSEFGLGGALWTTDAAKAQKLARRIVSGAVFINGFTASDPRVPIGGVKKSGYGRELSHFGLREFLNVQTIWRDRR encoded by the coding sequence ATGACTCAGCCCGTCGCCATCTCCCGCAACCCTGCCACCGGCGAAGAAATTGCCCGTTATCCCTACCAGGATGCCGCCGCCCTGGAAGCCAGCCTGGCGTCTGCCCAGCGCGGGTTCGAGGTCTGGAGCCAGTCCAGCGTGGCAGAGCGCAGCGCGGCGCTGCTGCGCATGGCCAAGGCGCTGCGTGCCAACGCCGAAACCATGGCGCGGATGACCACCACTGAAATGGGCATGCCGATCAGCCAGTCCCGTGGCGAGATCGAGAAGTGCGCCAAGCTTTGCGAGTGGTACGCCGAGCATGGTCCCGCAATGGTGGCCGACGAGCCGACCCTGGTGGAGGACGACAAGGCTGTGGTCGCTTATCTGCCGTTGGGGCCGGTGCTGGCCGTGATGCCCTGGAACTTCCCCGTGTGGCAAGTGATGCGCGGCGCAGTGCCGATCATTTTCGGCGGCAACACGTATGTGCTCAAGCACGCACCCAACGTAATGGGCTGCGCTCGCCTGCTGGGCAACGCCTGGGCCGAGGCTGGCCTGCCGGAAGGTGTGTTCGAGGTGATCAATGTCGAGCCGCCGCTGGTCTCCGTGGCCATCGCCGACCCGCGCATTGCCATGGTGGCGGTGACAGGTAGCGTGGGCGCCGGTGCCGCCATCGCCTCCCAGGCCGGTGCGGCGCTGAAGAAGTGCGTGCTGGAGTTGGGCGGTTCCGATCCCTTCATCGTCCTGGCCGACGCCGACCTGGACCAGGCCGTGAAAGCCGCGGTCTCCAGCCGTTTCAACAATGCCGGGCAGGTGTGCATCGCGGCCAAGCGCATCATCCTCGAAGCGCCTATCGCCGAAGCCTTCACCGAGCGTTTCGTGGCGGCGGTCAAGGCGCTGCAGATCGGTGATCCGCAAGCCGATTCCACCTTCGTCGGCCCCATGGCCCGCTTCGACCTACGCGATGAACTCGATGGCCAGGTGCAGGCGACCCTGGCCGAGGGCGCGACCCTGCTGCTCGGTGGCCACAAGTTGGAAGGCGAAGGCAACTTCTACGCACCGACCATCCTGGCTGACGTGACCCCGGACATGACTGCATTCCGCAAGGAAATCTTCGGCCCTGTGGCGTCCCTGATCGTCGCCCGCGATGCCGAGCATGCGGTCGAGCTGGCCAACGACAGCGAGTTCGGCCTGGGTGGTGCGCTCTGGACTACCGATGCCGCAAAGGCGCAGAAGCTGGCCCGTCGTATCGTCAGCGGCGCCGTATTCATCAACGGCTTCACCGCCTCCGACCCGCGCGTGCCGATCGGTGGCGTGAAGAAAAGCGGTTACGGTCGCGAACTGTCCCACTTCGGCCTGCGCGAGTTCCTCAATGTGCAGACCATCTGGCGCGATCGTCGCTGA
- a CDS encoding PLP-dependent aminotransferase family protein, with product MELHIVIQGSKDLSGQLYRQLREAIESGRLKAGTRLPPSRLLAEQLGISRKTVSDTYALLTYDNLLTGKVGSGTFVNAQSAGQGRKQGHESLASAAIISRWRNISTSLRHPSPDAMLRYDFIGGATTRNQFPQDDWRRCTQHALRQTAKSRGLYSETAGLPALRDAIARHVAFSRGVRCNAEDVVVCNGAQQALDLLARVLIEPGCSVAVEDPGYPPARQLFAAQGAEVIGIPVDAEGICVDAIPEHVRLIYVTPSHQFPLGMPMSQARREALLEKALRIGAVIIEDDYDCEFRYEGRPTETLQSLDSQGVVAYVGTFSKSLQPELRLGYCILPPALIAAVTAAKQLADCHCSTLTQWTLAKFIDEGCLLKHIRRSHILYTSRRERIHERFKGDLARWFELVPSVAGFHLAVLAKVPVDMPLLVELARKVDVGLYQLAAFSYQLPPRSGLMLGYGGIETLDIDPALDRVRDILEQIA from the coding sequence ATGGAACTCCACATCGTCATCCAGGGCAGCAAGGACCTGTCCGGTCAGCTGTATCGCCAGTTACGCGAAGCCATCGAGTCCGGCCGCCTGAAGGCGGGAACCCGGCTGCCACCCAGCCGCTTGCTGGCCGAGCAGCTCGGCATCTCGCGCAAGACGGTGTCCGATACTTATGCCCTGCTTACCTACGACAACCTGCTCACCGGCAAGGTTGGCTCGGGCACCTTCGTCAATGCCCAGTCCGCCGGACAGGGACGCAAGCAGGGGCACGAATCGCTGGCCAGCGCGGCGATCATTTCCCGGTGGCGCAATATCTCTACCAGCCTGCGCCATCCATCCCCCGACGCGATGTTGCGCTACGACTTCATCGGTGGCGCGACCACCCGCAACCAGTTCCCCCAGGACGATTGGCGCCGCTGCACCCAGCATGCCCTGCGCCAGACGGCGAAATCTCGGGGCCTCTACAGCGAAACAGCCGGCTTGCCCGCCCTGCGCGATGCCATTGCGCGCCATGTGGCCTTTTCCCGCGGCGTGCGCTGCAACGCCGAAGATGTCGTGGTGTGCAATGGCGCGCAGCAAGCGTTGGACCTGCTCGCCCGTGTGCTGATCGAGCCGGGGTGCAGCGTGGCCGTGGAGGACCCCGGCTACCCGCCGGCACGCCAGTTGTTCGCTGCCCAGGGCGCCGAGGTAATTGGCATTCCGGTGGATGCGGAAGGCATCTGCGTCGACGCCATCCCCGAGCATGTGCGGTTGATCTACGTGACCCCGTCGCACCAGTTCCCCCTCGGCATGCCCATGAGCCAGGCCCGGCGCGAAGCGCTGCTGGAGAAAGCCCTGCGTATCGGCGCGGTGATCATCGAGGATGACTACGACTGCGAGTTCCGCTACGAAGGCCGCCCCACAGAAACCCTGCAGAGCCTGGACAGCCAAGGCGTGGTGGCCTACGTCGGCACCTTCTCCAAATCCTTGCAGCCCGAGCTTCGCCTGGGCTACTGCATCCTGCCGCCGGCACTGATCGCTGCCGTTACCGCCGCCAAGCAGCTCGCTGACTGCCACTGCTCCACCTTGACCCAGTGGACCCTGGCCAAGTTCATCGATGAAGGCTGCCTGCTCAAGCATATCCGCCGCAGCCACATCCTCTACACCAGCCGGCGCGAGCGCATCCACGAGCGTTTCAAGGGCGACCTGGCGCGCTGGTTCGAGCTGGTGCCTTCGGTGGCAGGGTTCCACCTCGCAGTGCTGGCGAAGGTGCCGGTGGACATGCCGCTGCTGGTGGAACTGGCCCGCAAGGTGGACGTCGGCCTCTATCAACTGGCCGCCTTCTCCTACCAACTGCCGCCGCGCAGTGGCCTGATGCTCGGCTACGGAGGCATCGAGACCCTGGACATCGACCCGGCACTGGATCGGGTGCGGGACATCCTGGAGCAGATTGCATAG
- a CDS encoding carboxymuconolactone decarboxylase family protein, whose product MRIEWKQQAPEVFKAMLGLEQALAKSGLENSLLELIRLRASQINGCAYCVNQHANDARKAGETEARLQTLSVWKETRFFSERERAALDWVESLTLLPERHAPQHQFDALREHFSEVEIVNLTLAIATINAWNRFGVGFELVP is encoded by the coding sequence ATGCGAATCGAGTGGAAGCAGCAAGCGCCCGAAGTCTTCAAGGCCATGCTGGGCCTGGAGCAGGCCCTCGCCAAATCCGGCCTGGAGAATTCCCTGCTTGAGCTGATCCGCCTGCGCGCGTCGCAGATCAACGGTTGCGCCTACTGCGTCAACCAGCATGCCAATGACGCACGCAAGGCGGGTGAAACCGAAGCTCGCCTGCAGACCCTGAGCGTCTGGAAGGAAACCCGCTTTTTCAGCGAGAGAGAGCGTGCTGCCCTGGACTGGGTCGAGAGTCTGACATTGCTGCCCGAACGCCACGCGCCGCAACATCAGTTCGATGCCCTGCGCGAACACTTCAGCGAAGTCGAGATCGTCAACCTGACGCTGGCCATCGCCACCATCAACGCCTGGAACCGCTTCGGCGTGGGCTTCGAGCTGGTCCCCTGA
- a CDS encoding MarR family winged helix-turn-helix transcriptional regulator has protein sequence MSTLFDLFERLTSLMRIWHREHPLLADLQPVQLSALEYLARCNHYSDTPLAVTDYLGLTKGTVSQSLKALEAKGLIEKRQDLNDKRSVHLVLTPAARELLAAVTPPAFLADAAAEMGADAAQLERLLGELLRTVQRQVDVPGFGLCKTCRFHQQRDGEPFCGLTREPLSRPAIELICREHEPLDSAA, from the coding sequence ATGAGCACCCTATTCGACCTGTTCGAAAGACTGACCAGCCTGATGCGCATCTGGCACCGCGAGCACCCGCTGCTCGCCGACCTGCAGCCGGTGCAGCTCAGCGCGCTCGAGTACCTGGCGCGCTGCAACCACTACTCAGATACGCCGCTGGCGGTGACCGACTACCTCGGGCTGACCAAGGGCACCGTGTCGCAATCGCTGAAAGCACTGGAAGCGAAGGGGCTGATCGAGAAGCGTCAGGACCTCAACGACAAGCGCAGCGTGCACCTGGTGTTGACGCCTGCGGCGCGGGAGTTGCTGGCTGCGGTGACGCCGCCGGCATTCCTGGCTGACGCCGCGGCGGAAATGGGGGCGGACGCGGCACAACTGGAGCGGCTACTGGGAGAGTTGCTGCGCACTGTGCAGCGCCAGGTCGACGTGCCCGGTTTCGGCCTGTGCAAGACCTGCCGCTTCCACCAGCAGCGGGACGGCGAGCCCTTCTGCGGACTGACCCGGGAACCCCTGAGCCGCCCCGCCATCGAGCTGATCTGCCGCGAGCACGAACCTCTCGACAGCGCGGCCTGA
- a CDS encoding glutaredoxin domain-containing protein has translation MTTARYYHAGCPVCVSAEQTLLNLLAPEVKVEVVHLGEAPARVAEAEAAGVKSVPALVVDDQVLHINFGAAIADLK, from the coding sequence ATGACTACCGCTCGTTACTACCACGCCGGCTGCCCGGTATGCGTTTCCGCTGAACAGACCCTGCTCAACCTGCTCGCCCCTGAGGTGAAGGTGGAAGTGGTGCACCTGGGCGAGGCCCCGGCCCGCGTCGCCGAAGCTGAAGCCGCCGGCGTGAAATCGGTTCCTGCCCTGGTGGTGGACGACCAGGTACTGCACATTAACTTTGGCGCCGCGATTGCGGACCTGAAGTAA
- a CDS encoding DUF2024 family protein — translation MQVKVFDTHVRTRDGRYLHFDVLTDGGDKIQAGRFAAEWLASRGVQDADIAASECLFCHSEIASPQVAEAIGQYGYSIIPLQGC, via the coding sequence ATGCAGGTGAAAGTCTTCGATACCCATGTCCGTACCCGCGATGGCCGTTACCTGCACTTCGACGTGCTCACCGACGGCGGCGACAAGATCCAGGCTGGACGCTTCGCCGCCGAGTGGCTGGCCAGCCGGGGTGTGCAGGACGCCGACATCGCCGCCAGCGAATGCCTGTTCTGCCACAGCGAGATCGCCAGCCCGCAGGTGGCCGAAGCCATCGGCCAGTACGGCTACTCGATCATTCCACTGCAAGGTTGCTGA
- a CDS encoding Rho-binding antiterminator, translating to MYQPLDCDLHDFLEIACLYRYLVKVELVDGGGFEARALTTHTSAEKEEFFVLEVEDGPCSVRMDRLLAITPLEPGARFGRMELAGKVCAA from the coding sequence ATGTATCAGCCCCTGGATTGCGACCTGCACGATTTCCTTGAAATCGCCTGTCTCTATCGCTACCTGGTGAAGGTGGAACTGGTGGACGGCGGCGGGTTCGAGGCCAGGGCGCTGACCACCCACACCAGCGCGGAGAAGGAAGAATTCTTCGTGCTGGAAGTGGAGGACGGACCCTGTTCAGTGCGCATGGACCGACTGCTGGCGATTACGCCGCTAGAGCCCGGAGCACGCTTCGGACGAATGGAACTGGCCGGGAAGGTGTGCGCGGCCTGA
- the pcaQ gene encoding pca operon transcription factor PcaQ: MNIDTRIKFRHLLCFLEVARQGSLARAADQLAVSQPAISKTLKELEEVLDASLFDRSKSGVSLTEAGLAFMRYAGPCVQALRDGVNSLREGEYAAGTVRLGVLSTVEGLLVPEVVRRLHHSHPSLVVSVLTGPGAYLLSQLRVGELDLVVGRMTDNPEIHGLTFEHLYSESMTLVVRAGHPLLEEGADRRSLDGFPLVLPLAGTTIRKHADGFFVQSGISPPRQRLETLSLALSRRYVLNGDAVWIAPLDAVRLDLASGELVELDLGFKEPGGSVGICSNASLPLSLAAHWAVETLREVALDYREGRLP, translated from the coding sequence TTGAACATCGATACCCGCATCAAATTCCGCCATCTGCTGTGCTTCCTCGAAGTGGCACGCCAGGGCAGCCTGGCTCGTGCTGCGGACCAGTTGGCGGTGAGTCAGCCGGCCATCTCCAAGACCCTGAAGGAGCTGGAAGAGGTCCTCGACGCCAGCCTGTTCGATCGCAGCAAGAGCGGCGTCAGCCTGACCGAGGCGGGCCTGGCCTTCATGCGCTATGCCGGCCCTTGCGTGCAGGCGCTGCGTGACGGGGTCAACAGCCTGCGCGAAGGCGAATATGCCGCCGGCACCGTGCGTCTTGGCGTGCTCTCCACGGTGGAAGGCCTGCTAGTGCCGGAAGTCGTGCGGCGTCTGCATCACAGTCATCCCTCGCTGGTGGTCAGTGTGCTGACCGGGCCGGGCGCTTACCTGCTGTCGCAGTTGCGGGTAGGCGAGCTGGATCTGGTGGTCGGACGCATGACCGACAACCCGGAAATTCATGGCCTGACCTTCGAACACCTGTACAGCGAATCCATGACCCTGGTTGTGCGCGCCGGCCACCCGTTGCTGGAAGAGGGCGCCGATCGCCGCTCGCTGGACGGATTCCCCCTGGTACTGCCTCTTGCCGGAACCACCATCCGCAAGCATGCCGACGGCTTCTTCGTGCAAAGCGGCATCAGCCCGCCGCGACAACGCCTGGAAACGCTTTCCCTGGCCCTGAGTCGACGCTATGTGTTGAACGGCGATGCGGTATGGATTGCTCCGCTGGATGCCGTGCGCCTGGACCTGGCGAGCGGAGAACTGGTGGAGCTGGACCTGGGGTTCAAGGAGCCCGGAGGCTCGGTCGGCATCTGCAGCAATGCGTCCTTGCCGCTTTCGCTGGCGGCACACTGGGCGGTGGAGACCCTGCGCGAGGTGGCGCTGGACTATCGCGAGGGGCGTCTTCCATAA
- the pcaH gene encoding protocatechuate 3,4-dioxygenase subunit beta codes for MSDAENSRFVIRDRNWHPKALTPDYKTSIARSPRQALVSIPQSVSETSGPDFSHLKMGQHDNDLLLNFNNGGLPIGERIIVSGRVVDQYGKPVPHTLVEMWQANAGGRYRHKNDRYLAPLDPNFGGVGRALTDRDGYYQFRTIKPGPYPWRNGPNDWRPAHIHFSISGPSISTRLITQLYFEGDPMIPMCPIVKSIANPDAVETLIAKLDMSNAIPMDCLAYRFDIVLRGQRKTHFENR; via the coding sequence ATGTCCGATGCGGAAAATAGCCGCTTCGTCATTCGTGACCGAAACTGGCACCCGAAAGCCCTCACGCCCGACTACAAGACCTCCATCGCCCGGTCGCCGCGCCAGGCGCTGGTGAGCATTCCGCAGTCCGTTTCCGAGACCAGCGGCCCTGACTTCTCCCACTTGAAGATGGGTCAGCACGACAACGACCTGCTGCTCAACTTCAATAACGGCGGACTGCCAATCGGCGAGCGAATCATCGTTTCCGGACGGGTCGTGGACCAATACGGCAAGCCGGTTCCGCACACCCTGGTAGAAATGTGGCAGGCCAACGCCGGCGGCCGCTATCGCCACAAGAATGACCGCTACCTGGCGCCGCTCGATCCGAACTTCGGTGGTGTCGGCCGTGCGCTGACCGATCGCGACGGCTACTACCAGTTCCGCACCATCAAGCCGGGCCCGTATCCCTGGCGTAATGGCCCGAACGATTGGCGCCCCGCGCACATCCACTTCTCCATCAGCGGGCCGTCCATCTCTACCCGCCTGATTACCCAGCTGTATTTCGAGGGTGATCCGATGATCCCGATGTGCCCCATCGTCAAGAGCATCGCCAACCCCGACGCGGTAGAAACGCTGATCGCCAAGCTCGACATGAGCAACGCCATCCCGATGGATTGCCTGGCGTACCGCTTCGACATCGTCCTGCGCGGCCAGCGCAAGACCCACTTCGAAAACCGCTGA
- the pcaG gene encoding protocatechuate 3,4-dioxygenase subunit alpha, whose translation MPIELLPETPSQTAGPYVHIGLALDAAGNPTRDQEIWNQMAKADAPGQHILLLGSVYDGNGHLVRDSFLEFWQANHEGVYDTAFDLEKPFNSFGRTATTFDAGEWTLHTIKPGVVKNAAGVAMAPHINLSLFARGINIHLQTRIYFDDEASANAVDPVLNLIEQPQRRETLVARRCEVDGKLAYRFDIRIQGEGETVFFDF comes from the coding sequence ATGCCTATCGAACTGCTGCCGGAAACCCCCTCGCAAACCGCCGGCCCCTACGTGCATATCGGCCTGGCCCTGGATGCGGCCGGCAACCCGACCCGCGACCAGGAAATCTGGAACCAGATGGCCAAGGCAGATGCTCCCGGCCAGCACATCCTGCTGCTCGGCAGTGTCTACGACGGCAACGGCCACCTGGTGCGCGACTCCTTCCTGGAGTTCTGGCAGGCCAACCATGAAGGGGTGTATGACACCGCCTTCGACCTGGAAAAGCCGTTTAACAGCTTCGGCCGCACCGCGACCACCTTCGACGCCGGCGAGTGGACCCTGCACACCATCAAGCCAGGCGTGGTGAAGAACGCCGCTGGCGTAGCCATGGCGCCGCACATCAACCTGTCGCTGTTCGCCCGTGGCATCAACATCCACTTGCAGACGCGCATCTACTTCGACGACGAAGCCAGCGCCAATGCCGTCGACCCGGTGTTGAACCTGATCGAGCAGCCACAACGCCGCGAAACCCTGGTGGCGCGTCGCTGCGAAGTGGACGGCAAACTGGCCTATCGCTTCGACATTCGTATCCAGGGAGAAGGGGAAACGGTCTTCTTTGACTTCTAG
- the zapE gene encoding cell division protein ZapE yields the protein MPAEAVGQRIGRHFDALLEARGYRADTAQRTAIAHLGQWLESFMAGKRGWLRRPVAGLYLWGGVGRGKSFVMDAFFAAAPLSAKRRVHFHAFLQELQERMRAFAGQADPLALAARALAVDTRLLCFDEFHVHDIGDAVLLGRLLKVLVEEGVGMVCTSNYDPDGLCPNPLYRERFQPAIALIEKRFEVLNLDGGEDYRLRRGELEAWGTYCWPLSATDEPWIERQLGLSSAAERDAVVVVNHHPLRLRAMDAERAWLDFDELCRRPHSSADLLWLSRRFQQLAISGVPRLGEEAIDVQQRFVNLIDIAYDAGTRLLLASEASLDDLCRGKPHMDFSRTRSRLQQLKPIQPADGTC from the coding sequence GTGCCGGCCGAAGCCGTCGGCCAGCGCATCGGAAGGCATTTCGATGCACTGCTGGAAGCCCGTGGTTATCGGGCCGACACGGCGCAACGCACAGCCATTGCCCATCTTGGGCAATGGCTGGAGTCGTTCATGGCCGGAAAAAGGGGCTGGCTGCGACGTCCCGTCGCCGGCCTGTACCTCTGGGGTGGAGTAGGGCGCGGCAAGAGCTTCGTGATGGACGCCTTCTTTGCCGCCGCGCCGCTTTCCGCCAAGCGTCGCGTGCACTTCCACGCCTTCCTCCAGGAGTTGCAGGAGCGCATGCGTGCCTTCGCCGGCCAGGCCGATCCGCTGGCGCTGGCGGCCAGGGCACTTGCCGTGGATACACGGCTGCTCTGCTTCGACGAATTCCACGTCCACGACATCGGCGATGCCGTGCTCCTTGGGCGCCTGCTCAAGGTGCTGGTAGAGGAGGGGGTGGGCATGGTCTGCACCTCCAACTACGACCCCGACGGGCTTTGCCCGAACCCGCTGTACCGTGAACGTTTCCAACCGGCCATTGCGTTGATCGAAAAACGCTTCGAGGTACTCAATCTGGACGGCGGCGAAGACTATCGGCTGCGGCGTGGGGAGCTCGAAGCCTGGGGCACATACTGCTGGCCGCTGTCAGCCACCGATGAGCCCTGGATCGAGCGCCAGCTGGGGTTGAGCTCCGCCGCCGAGCGGGATGCGGTCGTGGTGGTCAACCACCATCCGCTGAGGCTGCGCGCCATGGACGCCGAGCGTGCCTGGCTGGACTTCGACGAGCTGTGCCGGCGCCCCCATTCCAGCGCCGATTTGCTATGGCTGAGCAGGCGCTTCCAGCAGCTCGCCATCAGCGGCGTACCTCGCCTGGGTGAGGAAGCCATCGACGTGCAGCAACGCTTCGTCAATCTGATCGACATCGCCTACGACGCCGGTACCCGGCTCCTGCTGGCCAGCGAAGCCAGTCTGGACGACTTGTGTCGGGGCAAACCCCATATGGACTTTTCCCGTACCCGCAGCCGGTTGCAGCAACTGAAGCCGATCCAGCCCGCGGACGGGACCTGCTGA
- a CDS encoding AEC family transporter translates to MFQILGITAPIFILIGIGYLSARGRLVSPEQVLGMGKFVITFALPALVIRALLEKPLDEVFDATYLLAYGIGSQVVFWGGFLFSRLVRKDSLSGSALAGLGMSVSNSGFIGYPIVAMVLGSPAAVALALGMLVENLLMIPLALALAELGRQNGSGLRAALLDTFLRLLRNPVIISISIGLGLALLGVRLPSVPAKVVEMLAMASAPVALFVIGASLNGLRAGGLIKDVAQLSIGKLLLHPLVVLLSFQLLPPVDPVLRIAGVLFACSPMMSIYPILGQRYGLEGRCAAALVVCTILAFVSISSFIGLLT, encoded by the coding sequence ATGTTCCAGATACTTGGTATTACCGCGCCCATCTTCATCCTCATCGGCATCGGCTACCTGTCAGCCCGCGGACGGCTGGTCAGCCCGGAGCAGGTGCTGGGCATGGGCAAGTTCGTCATTACCTTCGCCCTGCCGGCCCTGGTCATACGGGCGCTGCTGGAGAAACCCCTGGACGAGGTGTTCGACGCGACCTACCTGCTGGCCTACGGCATCGGGTCCCAGGTGGTGTTCTGGGGTGGCTTCCTGTTTTCCCGGCTAGTGCGCAAGGACAGCCTCAGCGGCAGTGCCCTGGCAGGCCTTGGCATGTCGGTGTCCAACAGTGGCTTCATCGGTTATCCCATCGTGGCCATGGTCCTCGGTTCGCCGGCAGCGGTAGCTCTAGCCCTGGGGATGCTGGTGGAGAACCTGCTGATGATCCCGTTGGCACTGGCCCTGGCTGAACTGGGGCGACAGAACGGCAGCGGCTTGCGCGCAGCGCTGCTGGATACCTTCCTGCGCCTGCTGCGCAATCCGGTGATCATCTCCATCAGCATCGGCCTGGGATTGGCCCTGCTCGGGGTACGCCTGCCAAGCGTGCCGGCGAAAGTGGTGGAGATGCTGGCGATGGCCTCGGCGCCGGTTGCGCTCTTCGTCATCGGCGCCAGCCTCAACGGCCTCCGGGCCGGTGGCCTGATCAAGGATGTTGCCCAGCTCAGCATCGGCAAGCTGCTCCTTCACCCGCTGGTGGTCTTGCTCAGCTTTCAGTTGCTGCCACCGGTAGACCCTGTACTACGGATCGCGGGCGTACTTTTCGCGTGTTCGCCGATGATGAGCATTTACCCGATCCTCGGTCAGCGTTACGGGCTTGAAGGTCGCTGCGCCGCGGCATTGGTGGTCTGCACCATCCTCGCCTTTGTCAGCATCAGCAGCTTCATCGGTCTGTTGACTTGA
- a CDS encoding malonic semialdehyde reductase: MSEKLSEEGLDLLFRNARTHSAWLEKPVSDDTLRQLYDLMKWGPTSANCCPVRILFLRTPEAKHRLMPALAPGNVDKTMAAPVTAIIAYDLKFYEQLPKLFPHTDARAWFANTPELAGLTARRNSSLQGAYFIIAARALGLDCGPMSGFDNALVDHEFLPADGAGDAFQLEHFADSQVKSSFLCNLGYGDPSKLHARGPRLEFDEVCKLL, encoded by the coding sequence ATGAGCGAAAAATTGAGCGAGGAAGGCCTGGACCTGCTGTTCCGCAACGCACGAACCCATAGTGCCTGGCTGGAAAAGCCCGTGAGTGACGACACCCTGCGCCAGCTCTACGACCTGATGAAGTGGGGCCCGACCAGCGCCAATTGCTGTCCGGTGCGTATCCTCTTCCTGCGTACTCCCGAGGCCAAACATCGCCTGATGCCGGCCCTGGCACCAGGCAACGTGGACAAGACCATGGCGGCGCCGGTCACCGCCATCATTGCTTATGACCTGAAGTTCTACGAACAGCTGCCCAAGCTCTTCCCCCACACCGATGCACGCGCCTGGTTCGCCAACACGCCAGAGCTCGCCGGCCTCACCGCGCGGCGCAACAGCTCTCTGCAAGGCGCCTATTTCATCATCGCGGCGCGGGCCCTGGGCCTGGACTGTGGCCCCATGTCGGGATTCGACAATGCGCTGGTAGACCACGAGTTCTTACCCGCGGATGGTGCGGGGGATGCCTTCCAGCTGGAACACTTCGCGGACAGCCAGGTGAAGTCCAGTTTCCTGTGCAACCTGGGCTACGGCGATCCGTCGAAGCTGCATGCGCGCGGACCGCGCCTGGAATTCGATGAGGTGTGCAAGCTGTTGTAG
- a CDS encoding IclR family transcriptional regulator C-terminal domain-containing protein, whose amino-acid sequence MTEELRAPLAPLAPPIIASPAKRIEAFTGDPNFMTSLARGLAVIHAFQERKRHLTIAQISHRTEIPRAAVRRCLHTLMKLGYVTTDGRTYSLLPKVLTLGHAYLSSTPLAVTAQPILDRLSDQLHEACSMATLEGDEILYIARSATPNRLISVDLSVGSRLPAYCTSMGRILLAALDDAALDDYLEHADLQIKTSRTVHTVDGLRASIAEIRRQGWVIIDQELEMGLRSVAVPVRDSAGQVLAALNVGTHVGRVSRQELETRFLPALLEASKDLSTRLFH is encoded by the coding sequence ATGACCGAAGAACTGCGTGCCCCTCTGGCGCCCCTGGCCCCGCCGATCATCGCCTCGCCGGCCAAGCGCATCGAAGCCTTCACCGGCGATCCCAACTTCATGACCTCGCTGGCCCGGGGCCTGGCGGTGATCCATGCGTTCCAGGAACGTAAGCGTCACCTGACCATTGCCCAGATCAGTCACCGCACCGAGATTCCCCGCGCCGCCGTGCGCCGCTGCCTGCACACCCTGATGAAGCTGGGCTACGTCACGACCGACGGGCGCACCTACTCGCTACTGCCCAAGGTCCTGACCCTGGGCCATGCCTATCTGTCGTCGACCCCGCTGGCGGTAACCGCCCAGCCGATCCTCGACCGACTCAGCGATCAGCTCCACGAAGCCTGTTCCATGGCCACCCTGGAAGGCGACGAGATCCTCTATATCGCCCGCTCGGCCACGCCCAACCGACTGATCTCGGTGGACCTGAGCGTTGGCAGCCGGCTGCCAGCCTATTGCACCTCCATGGGTCGTATTCTCCTGGCCGCGCTGGATGACGCCGCCCTGGACGACTACCTCGAGCACGCCGACCTGCAGATCAAGACCAGCCGCACCGTGCATACCGTCGACGGGCTACGCGCCAGCATCGCGGAAATCCGCCGCCAGGGCTGGGTGATCATCGATCAGGAACTGGAAATGGGCTTGCGGTCTGTGGCGGTGCCGGTGCGCGATTCCGCCGGCCAGGTGCTCGCCGCATTGAACGTCGGCACCCACGTCGGCCGCGTCAGCCGCCAGGAACTGGAAACCCGCTTCCTCCCGGCGTTGCTGGAAGCGAGCAAGGACCTGAGCACGCGGTTGTTCCATTGA